TAAAAACCTTTGTTTACATCCGTGTGTCAGAGCGTTCATTCAAGTGGCCTAGCTGAGCGTGCTAGCACCGCCGATGCTAAGCGTTGTTTTGAATGTGCGTTTCACGCGTTTCTAACGCAACCGCGTGTTTACGTGTTAATAAAGCGGCTCGTTGTTCTTCCAAGGTGAGATTAAAGCTCAGCAACACAGGAGCGCGCTcacgttagcatgctaactcgGCTAGGTGGCTAACGAGCCGTGTCTGCAACGAAGCTGTTgcgtgggcgtgtgtgtgtgtgtgtgtgtgtgtgtgtgtttgactaaTTCAGTGGAACATAGTTAAATAATCACTTTATTTGATCCatcataacacacacaacacttctCAGGCAGGTGATGAGTGGTCGCTGTCATTTActgaaaagattttaaatgttccCCCCATTTTTCACGATAGTTTTACTTCCTTTGAACATCTTGGTTCAACAGGTAACTCCAAACAGCCAGGACTCAGTTTAATCATTTACAGGCCAAGCACAACAGAgttataaatcacattttgtatCAAACTATGAGAACATCCTCATCTTAGGTGATTTTAACACACACGTCTGCTGCCCTACTGTTTATCACTGGTTTTATAGAAACACTGGAATCATTAAACCTCGATCAGGCAAAACATGACAAACTCAAAGAGTCACACCCCAGATCTTGTCCTTTTTAATGACAACATTGAAACTGACGATATCTGTGTCGGATCACAAAGCAGTTTTGTTCAATGTGGTTTTATCCCAATTACCTTTTAAAGCACGATGCACCTGATTGTCGCAAAGTTTTTAAACTCTGTTTGCTTTTAATCCACATTTTAACGCAGAGTTTTCGACCACCTCCATGTTGACGTCTGGTCTTCCTGTCACATTGCTCACTGACGATTGTTATTTCTCTGTCATTTGCCtttttgctttgctgtcaaaccACACGTCTGCTTCAGTGTCCATTTCCCCAGCCAGTAACAGCTCTCACGTTTGCAATAGTGTATGGAAATATATTGGTACGTTTTATTGGCAAGGAATAAAAGTGAAAGGAAATATCattaaatactaaataaactGAACAATTTGGTTCATTTATTCAACAAGGAGATTTATGCAGACATTTCCTgccactttatttatttagattgaAAAAATTTGGCGAGATGTGGGAAGAAGattaactttcttttattttcatgtcatcTTTCTTCAGTATGCCTGCTGAACGTAAGCGCTCGGTAAACATGGACGAAAAGGAAGTGTGCTCCTTCACTAACAAGGAcaaagagaaggacagagatgGCGAGAGGCGGCCAGCGTCTGCCCGAGACAAAGCAAAAGACGAGGCCAAAATGAGTGGTAAAAAAGACGGCAgcaaggaggagaagaggaagcggctggaggaggaaaagaagaagaaagaggagaaggagcgaagaaagaaagaggaggaaaaacagaaagcggaggaggaacagaagaagaaggaggaggaagagaagagacagcaggaggaggaggagaggaaacttCAAGAGGAGGAGGCCAGAAGATTAcgtgaggaggaggctgctctCCTGAAGTAAGTGATGGAGGACTTTTATGTTGTCCCATAGTTTTCTGATGGTTTCCTTCATTTCCTAATTGAATTGGTTTAAGGAGTTTTTTCCCGCATGAAAATTATAAATGCATGTTGACATTAGAATATATGTCTGGGCAGAAAAGGCTCTAAATGGAAGTGATTAATCTACTGTTGTGATATGTCAgctttacatttcattcatccaGACTGTGTGAATATTACATGACCCTCAAGAAAGCCAAACCCAACAAATGTAATCTCTCATTTAATTTTGTCTTGCTTTAGTTATTCATCTTTCTCAATTTGACTGAATTTCTgcagggaaaaggaggaggggcATCAGCTGCACCAGGAGGCCTGGGAGCGTCATCACTGCCGGAAGGTACTCCGCAGCAAGAACCAATGCGCCCAAGAGGGTCGGCCTGAAGAGGCCTTTTTCAGCCGCCTGGACTCCAGCCTCAAAAAGAACACGGCCTTCGTCAAGAAGCTGCGCACACTCACTGAACAGCAGCGGGATTCACTCTCCAATGACTTTGGCTCCCTGAACCTCAGCAAGTACATCGGCGAGGCTGTGAGCTCTGTCGTGGAGGCCAAGCTGAAGATCTCTGATGTCGGCTGCTCTGTCCATCTGTGTTCCCTCTTCCACCTGCGCTACTCAGAGTTTGCTCCATTACTGTTGCAGGCGTGGAAGAAGCACTTTGAAgcaaggaaagaggaaaaggcGCCCAATGTGAGCAAGCTGCGCACAGATCTGCGCTTTATTGCCGAGCTCACCATCGTGGGCCTCTTCACGGACAAAGAGGGTCTCTCGCTCATTTATGAGCAGCTGAAGAGCATCATTGGGACCGACCGGGATTCGCACACTCACGTGTCGGTGGTCATCAGTTTCTGTAAGCACTGTGGGGATGACATCGCTGGTCTGGTGTCCCGCAAGGTGAAAGCTGCTTCTGAGAAGTTCGTCTTGTCCTTCCCTCCGAGTGAGATAatcaacacagagaaacagcagaCCTTCCAGAACCTTCTACGAGAGTACTTTACGTCACTCACCAAACACCTGAAGAAGGACCACCGCGAGCTGCAGAACATTGAGAGGCAGAACAGGTGAGTGTCCTCTGTCTCCTAGccacttgtttgtttgctcaCCACGATACGACCTCTTAACTCTTCATTCTCTTCAGGCGTATCCTACATTCCAAAGGGGAGCTGAGTGAGGACAGGCACAAGCAGTATGAAGAGTTTGCCACTTCCTACCAGAAGCTGCTGGCCAACACTCAGTCCCTGGCTGATCTCCTCGATGAGAACATGCCAGATCTGCCTCAGGACAAGACTGTGCAGGAGGGTGTGTGTCTTTTCtatgattcatttaaaatactCTTTTTATGGATGTAGGATGTCAAATTCtgactttttttaatgtataatgTCTCTCGCAGAGCACGGTCCTGGCATTGATATCTTCACCCCTGGTAAGCCTGGAGAGTACGACCTGGAAGGAGGGATCTGGGAAGATGAAGATGCTCGAAACTTCTATGAGAACATGGTGGACCTGAAGGCCTTCGTCCCTGCCATCCTCTTCAAGGACAACGAGAAGAGCAACCAGGGCAAAGAGAAGGATGAGGCCAAAGGTAAAAGTAACGAATCGACAGACATAAGCAGAAAGAGACTCACTCAGTTTTTCCTGACTTGTGCCTGACCTGCTGTTTGTGGCTGGTTCAGATGGGAAAGAAGGGAAGGACACGACCACCACTACGGAGgaactggagctggagctggaggctcTGGACATCACGGACGAACCTCTTGAACTGGAGGGAGCAGACGAGGTGGAAAACGAGGAACTGACCAAAAAACTGCTGGATGAGCaaggtaagagagagagacgctttCAGAATATCACCTCCATATGTAGGCAAATTTAATTAAAGGTGGATTTTAATAAGCTTTTATCTTTTGTATGTGTAGAGCAAGAGGATGAGGAGGCCAACACAGGATCCCACTTGAAGCTTATTGTGGACGCCTTCATCCAGCAGCTCCCCAACTGTGTGAACAGAGACCTCATAGATAAGGTAACGTACCTCGTGGTTTGCGtcatgacaaatgaattgataTCGTGAAAATTATTCACCATTTCCCCTCATAAATGAGTAATGACATGTTATTGTCGATGACTCCTGCAGGCTGCCATGGACTTCTGCATGAATATGAACACCAAGTCTAACCGGAGGAAACTTGTCCGAGCCCTTTTCACTGTCCCCAGGCAGAGgtgaaataacttttccttGTATTCAGCTCTGATGCAGCTTCTTCCTCACTGTGACTCTTGACTTGATAGATGTGACAGAAAAGAAATCAGGACTTTTCAGATGCATCCAGACTAGAAAATCTTGAATATTACTTTAAAACACCAGCAGGTTGTGCTGTCATTATAATTTACAGTGTtgactctgtctcttcttccagGTTGGATCTGCTCCCTTTCTACTCTCGGCTGGTGGCAACTCTTCACCCCTGCATGTCCGATGTGGCTGAGGacctctgctccatgttgaaGGGAGACTTCAGGTTTCACGTAGGTTCTCTATAGTTGCACTTgagttttactttgacaaaatgaaacagatttgGGCCTGAAAcgcatttattaaataaataaatcagccaCTCAGACACTACGGATCAAATACAACAGTGGGATGTCGTGACACGTGTTGATTCCTTATTATatagtttaattttaattactTTACAAAGTCTACAGAATCCTGACCTTTTTATGTTTGTGCCCTTAGATCCGGAAGAAGGACCAGATCAACATTGAgaccaaaaataaaactgtcagaTTCATCGGGGAACTGGCCAAATTCAAGATGTTCACAAAAACGGACACGCTTCATTGTCTCAAGGTGGGTGAAGAAATGCCATCTTAGATGTGACGCTGTTATTTCTGAGCCGATCAGTGTGGAGGTTTTAACTGGacgtctctgtttgtgtgtgtgtgtgtgtgtgtgtgtgtgtgtgtgtgtgtgtgtgtgtgtgtgtgtgtgtgtgtgtgtgtgtgtgtgtgtctgtgtctgtcgtAACAGATGCTGCTGTCTGATTTCACCCATCACCACATCGAGATGGCCTGCACTCTGCTGGAGACCAGCGGCCGCTTCCTCTTCAGATCCCCCGACTCTCACCTGCGTACCAGCGTCCTGCTGGTTAGTGCACGTCACACACAGTCGGTCTGATGCATTAAAACAGACGACAAATGTTTCAATACAAGTTTCGTTAAACCTCGAGAGTGGCTGTTTTCCTCTGGCACTTAATAAGCCGCCTGTGAGACATTTCATACATTCAGAAAAAAGTAACTCAGAACTATTGGACTAAaattaacaaagaaaatatatgtattaaGATTTTGTTTTGGTAAACAGCTGATTTGTTCTCAAATCTTGTTTCAGGAGCAAATGATGCGCAAAAAGCAGGCTCAGCATCTGGATGCCCGCTACGTGACGATGGTGGAGAACGCCTACTACTACTGCAACCCCCCACCCATGGAGAAGacggtgaagaagaagaggccgCCGCTGCACGAGTACATCCGCAAGCTCCTCTACAAGGACCTGTCCAAGGTCACCACTGAGAAGGTGCTGAGGCAGATGCGCAAGCTGCCGTGGCAGGACCCAGATGTGAAGCGCTACCTGATCTGCTGCATGGTCAACATCTGGAACGTCAAGTACAACAGCATCCACTGTGTGGCCAACCTGCTGGCCGGCCTAGTGGCCTACCAGGAGGACGTGGGGATTCACGTGGTGGACGGAGTCCTGGAGGACATCCGTCTGGGCatggaggtgaggagagatAAAACACACTATGATGTAATAGATGTGTATCATCCACTGAACAGGGATGTAAGGTGCAGCTAGAGGACAAACCAGCTGCTTATCTCTACTGACAGTTCAGACTGTTGACTGAAGAGGAAGTCATGTTGTTCGTGTCAGTGTGAAGAACTATGCTGCATGTTGAAGAACACGTGAGACTACTGTCTGTCACGTGGATTTGAACAACACTAACCAATTAAATCTATCACCTCACTGTTCTAAACCAGTCCGACCTGTCAGAGTTCAACTTGACATAACtcacattttctgacatttttatgGTCTTattgaaacaaacaatattCAAAGTAAGCCGGAGAATTCAAGTGATCATTTTTGGCCAAGTGGAAAACTTTTCAAGTGGTAGCAATACTTTAGTTCCTTTACTGAAGACGTACAATACAGGACCTAAACTTGTTGTGTAGTTGTACAGTCTTGTGTGTCTACTTTTACTTCAGCATAGGATCTGAATACCTCTTCCACCTCTGTCCATTCCCAGGTCAACCAGCCCAAGTTCAACCAGCGGCGCATCAGCAGCGCCAAGTTCCTGGGCGAGCTCTATAACTACCGCATGGTGGAGTCGGCCGTCATTTTCCGcaccctcttctccttcatcttcttcgGGGTGAATCCGGACGGCAGCCCCAGCCTCCTGGACCCTCCGGAGCACCTGTTCCGCTTCCGTATGGTCTGCACCCTGCTCGACACGTGCGGCCAGTACTTCGACCGAGGCTCCAGCAAGAGGAAGCTGGACTGTTTCCTCATCTACTTCCAGGTTTGTCTGCTTAAGATGCACCTCTAAGTCCTGTCTGTAGTTTGGGATTCTCAGTGTCGTTGTTCTGCTCCTGATATGTGCTCCAGGACATGTCCTGTAAAGTTGTATTAATTttgcctgcagggggcgctgttgcataaatgttattttgtgcAAGTAGTTGTTATTACTCATTTTATTCAGTCGAGGGTGAGTGGGTGAAATATaggaaaataatatttagaTGCTGcttatttttgttctgttttgtttgtttgccagaCACAGACGTTTTCTTACAGgctttttataataataataataataataataataataataatgatgatgattggAACTTGTGAACCCATTGTGACGAGAAATGTAATAATTATATGCAGGATCTAAATATCTCTCCTTTATGACTCTTATATGATTCTATCAGAGC
The sequence above is a segment of the Hippoglossus stenolepis isolate QCI-W04-F060 chromosome 22, HSTE1.2, whole genome shotgun sequence genome. Coding sequences within it:
- the upf2 gene encoding regulator of nonsense transcripts 2 isoform X3, with product MPAERKRSVNMDEKEVCSFTNKDKEKDRDGERRPASARDKAKDEAKMSGKKDGSKEEKRKRLEEEKKKKEEKERRKKEEEKQKAEEEQKKKEEEEKRQQEEEERKLQEEEARRLREEEAALLKEKEEGHQLHQEAWERHHCRKVLRSKNQCAQEGRPEEAFFSRLDSSLKKNTAFVKKLRTLTEQQRDSLSNDFGSLNLSKYIGEAVSSVVEAKLKISDVGCSVHLCSLFHLRYSEFAPLLLQAWKKHFEARKEEKAPNVSKLRTDLRFIAELTIVGLFTDKEGLSLIYEQLKSIIGTDRDSHTHVSVVISFCKHCGDDIAGLVSRKVKAASEKFVLSFPPSEIINTEKQQTFQNLLREYFTSLTKHLKKDHRELQNIERQNRRILHSKGELSEDRHKQYEEFATSYQKLLANTQSLADLLDENMPDLPQDKTVQEEHGPGIDIFTPGKPGEYDLEGGIWEDEDARNFYENMVDLKAFVPAILFKDNEKSNQGKEKDEAKDGKEGKDTTTTTEELELELEALDITDEPLELEGADEVENEELTKKLLDEQEQEDEEANTGSHLKLIVDAFIQQLPNCVNRDLIDKAAMDFCMNMNTKSNRRKLVRALFTVPRQRLDLLPFYSRLVATLHPCMSDVAEDLCSMLKGDFRFHIRKKDQINIETKNKTVRFIGELAKFKMFTKTDTLHCLKMLLSDFTHHHIEMACTLLETSGRFLFRSPDSHLRTSVLLEQMMRKKQAQHLDARYVTMVENAYYYCNPPPMEKTVKKKRPPLHEYIRKLLYKDLSKVTTEKVLRQMRKLPWQDPDVKRYLICCMVNIWNVKYNSIHCVANLLAGLVAYQEDVGIHVVDGVLEDIRLGMEVNQPKFNQRRISSAKFLGELYNYRMVESAVIFRTLFSFIFFGVNPDGSPSLLDPPEHLFRFRMVCTLLDTCGQYFDRGSSKRKLDCFLIYFQRYIWWKKSVDVWTRDHPFPIDIDYMISDTLELLRPKMRISCSLEEATKQVADLEREVLVKLGLDMEKDGRSSAMSEGEGLDEEDDDGDDDEEGGAETEEQSGNESETNEQEEDDGSENEEEEREEEEEENTDYLTDSTKENETDEENNEVTLRGGGLKHVACAEDEDFIQALDKMMLENLQQRSGEAVKVHQLDVAIPLQLKSQLKKGNTGPPCIAEGDADISDTMQFVMLTRKGNKQQYKILNVPLSSHLAANHFNQQQAEQEERMRMKKLTLDINERQEQEDYQEMMQSLAQRPAQANTNRERRPRYQHPKGAPNADLIFKTGGR
- the upf2 gene encoding regulator of nonsense transcripts 2 isoform X2 produces the protein MPAERKRSVNMDEKEVCSFTNKDKEKDRDGERRPASARDKAKDEAKMSGKKDGSKEEKRKRLEEEKKKKEEKERRKKEEEKQKAEEEQKKKEEEEKRQQEEEERKLQEEEARRLREEEAALLKEKEEGHQLHQEAWERHHCRKVLRSKNQCAQEGRPEEAFFSRLDSSLKKNTAFVKKLRTLTEQQRDSLSNDFGSLNLSKYIGEAVSSVVEAKLKISDVGCSVHLCSLFHLRYSEFAPLLLQAWKKHFEARKEEKAPNVSKLRTDLRFIAELTIVGLFTDKEGLSLIYEQLKSIIGTDRDSHTHVSVVISFCKHCGDDIAGLVSRKVKAASEKFVLSFPPSEIINTEKQQTFQNLLREYFTSLTKHLKKDHRELQNIERQNRRILHSKGELSEDRHKQYEEFATSYQKLLANTQSLADLLDENMPDLPQDKTVQEEHGPGIDIFTPGKPGEYDLEGGIWEDEDARNFYENMVDLKAFVPAILFKDNEKSNQGKEKDEAKDGKEGKDTTTTTEELELELEALDITDEPLELEGADEVENEELTKKLLDEQEQEDEEANTGSHLKLIVDAFIQQLPNCVNRDLIDKAAMDFCMNMNTKSNRRKLVRALFTVPRQRLDLLPFYSRLVATLHPCMSDVAEDLCSMLKGDFRFHIRKKDQINIETKNKTVRFIGELAKFKMFTKTDTLHCLKMLLSDFTHHHIEMACTLLETSGRFLFRSPDSHLRTSVLLEQMMRKKQAQHLDARYVTMVENAYYYCNPPPMEKTVKKKRPPLHEYIRKLLYKDLSKVTTEKVLRQMRKLPWQDPDVKRYLICCMVNIWNVKYNSIHCVANLLAGLVAYQEDVGIHVVDGVLEDIRLGMEVNQPKFNQRRISSAKFLGELYNYRMVESAVIFRTLFSFIFFGVNPDGSPSLLDPPEHLFRFRMVCTLLDTCGQYFDRGSSKRKLDCFLIYFQRYIWWKKSVDVWTRDHPFPIDIDYMISDTLELLRPKMRISCSLEEATKQVADLEREVLVKLGLDMEKDGRSSAMSEGEGLDEEDDDGDDDEEGGAETEEQSGNESETNEQEEDDGSENEEEEREEEEEENTDYLTDSTKENETDEENNEVTLRGGGLKHVACAEDEDFIQALDKMMLENLQQRSGEAVKVHQLDVAIPLQLKSQLKKGNTGPPCIAEGDADISDTMQFVMLTRKGNKQQYKILNVPLSSHLAANHFNQQQAEQEERMRMKKLTLDINERQEQEDYQEMMQSLAQRPAQANTNRERRPRYQHPKGAPNADLIFKTGGRR
- the upf2 gene encoding regulator of nonsense transcripts 2 isoform X1, translating into MPAERKRSVNMDEKEVCSFTNKDKEKDRDGERRPASARDKAKDEAKMSGKKDGSKEEKRKRLEEEKKKKEEKERRKKEEEKQKAEEEQKKKEEEEKRQQEEEERKLQEEEARRLREEEAALLKEKEEGHQLHQEAWERHHCRKVLRSKNQCAQEGRPEEAFFSRLDSSLKKNTAFVKKLRTLTEQQRDSLSNDFGSLNLSKYIGEAVSSVVEAKLKISDVGCSVHLCSLFHLRYSEFAPLLLQAWKKHFEARKEEKAPNVSKLRTDLRFIAELTIVGLFTDKEGLSLIYEQLKSIIGTDRDSHTHVSVVISFCKHCGDDIAGLVSRKVKAASEKFVLSFPPSEIINTEKQQTFQNLLREYFTSLTKHLKKDHRELQNIERQNRRILHSKGELSEDRHKQYEEFATSYQKLLANTQSLADLLDENMPDLPQDKTVQEEHGPGIDIFTPGKPGEYDLEGGIWEDEDARNFYENMVDLKAFVPAILFKDNEKSNQGKEKDEAKDGKEGKDTTTTTEELELELEALDITDEPLELEGADEVENEELTKKLLDEQEQEDEEANTGSHLKLIVDAFIQQLPNCVNRDLIDKAAMDFCMNMNTKSNRRKLVRALFTVPRQRLDLLPFYSRLVATLHPCMSDVAEDLCSMLKGDFRFHIRKKDQINIETKNKTVRFIGELAKFKMFTKTDTLHCLKMLLSDFTHHHIEMACTLLETSGRFLFRSPDSHLRTSVLLEQMMRKKQAQHLDARYVTMVENAYYYCNPPPMEKTVKKKRPPLHEYIRKLLYKDLSKVTTEKVLRQMRKLPWQDPDVKRYLICCMVNIWNVKYNSIHCVANLLAGLVAYQEDVGIHVVDGVLEDIRLGMEVNQPKFNQRRISSAKFLGELYNYRMVESAVIFRTLFSFIFFGVNPDGSPSLLDPPEHLFRFRMVCTLLDTCGQYFDRGSSKRKLDCFLIYFQRYIWWKKSVDVWTRDHPFPIDIDYMISDTLELLRPKMRISCSLEEATKQVADLEREVLVKLGLDMEKDGRSSAMSEGEGLDEEDDDGDDDEEGGAETEEQSGNESETNEQEEDDGSENEEEEREEEEEENTDYLTDSTKENETDEENNEVTLRGGGLKHVACAEDEDFIQALDKMMLENLQQRSGEAVKVHQLDVAIPLQLKSQLKKGNTGPPCIAEGDADISDTMQFVMLTRKGNKQQYKILNVPLSSHLAANHFNQQQAEQEERMRMKKLTLDINERQEQEDYQEMMQSLAQRPAQANTNRERRPRYQHPKGAPNADLIFKTGGRRR